A single genomic interval of Candidatus Marinimicrobia bacterium CG08_land_8_20_14_0_20_45_22 harbors:
- a CDS encoding Holliday junction branch migration protein RuvA — protein MFAYLKGILEHKEPTMVILDVNGVGYQLTIPLSTYEFLPAPHQMAKLLTYFHVREDVQALYGFATDDERNLFLMLIGISGIGPKMAITILSGASPEQFKRRIISGDVKALTLIPGIGLKTAKRIIIELRGKLVGKDETVPEETDEFYTGQDRDEALKALLSLGYRRSEALNALKKAHQQIGETGTVEQYVKVALNKM, from the coding sequence ATGTTTGCATATCTGAAAGGAATTCTCGAACACAAGGAACCAACGATGGTGATTCTAGACGTCAACGGCGTCGGTTACCAATTAACAATACCGCTTTCAACGTATGAGTTTTTACCTGCGCCGCATCAAATGGCGAAATTGCTGACCTATTTTCATGTTCGCGAAGATGTCCAAGCGCTGTACGGATTTGCGACAGATGATGAGAGGAATCTTTTCCTGATGTTAATTGGCATTTCGGGAATCGGACCGAAAATGGCCATCACGATTCTTTCAGGCGCATCGCCGGAACAGTTCAAGAGGCGCATCATTTCGGGCGACGTCAAAGCGCTCACTCTGATCCCCGGCATTGGATTAAAAACCGCCAAACGCATCATCATCGAACTTCGGGGAAAATTGGTCGGAAAGGATGAAACCGTTCCGGAAGAAACGGACGAATTTTACACTGGACAGGATCGCGATGAAGCGTTGAAAGCATTACTGTCGCTTGGTTATCGCCGAAGCGAGGCGCTGAACGCTTTGAAAAAGGCGCATCAGCAAATCGGAGAAACCGGCACTGTCGAGCAATATGTCAAAGTCGCATTGAATAAAATGTAA
- a CDS encoding YebC/PmpR family DNA-binding transcriptional regulator, producing MSGHSKWSTIKRKKGALDAKRGRTFTKIIKEIQVAAKMGGGDEDANPRLRTAIQAAKAANMPLINVERAIKKGTGELEGTVYEEINYEAYGPGGVAILMESMTDNKNRTVSEIRHILSRAGGNLATAGSVAYNFEKKGIITVDKKVCTEDDLLLIVTDAGAEDLTIEGEFFEVSVEPHSFEAVKSALNASSIPIVEASVTMVPKNTVKLDEKTAQKILSLMDALEEHEDIQNVYGNFDIDDAVLSKLQENA from the coding sequence ATGTCAGGCCATTCGAAATGGAGCACAATAAAAAGAAAGAAGGGCGCTCTTGATGCCAAACGTGGCAGAACGTTCACGAAGATCATCAAGGAAATTCAAGTCGCCGCGAAAATGGGAGGCGGCGATGAGGATGCCAACCCTCGTTTGAGAACAGCTATTCAAGCCGCTAAAGCGGCGAATATGCCGCTTATCAACGTCGAACGCGCCATCAAGAAAGGAACCGGCGAGCTCGAAGGCACCGTTTACGAAGAAATCAATTATGAAGCATACGGGCCCGGCGGCGTTGCGATCCTGATGGAGTCCATGACCGACAACAAGAATCGCACAGTTTCTGAAATCCGCCATATTCTTTCGCGCGCAGGAGGAAATCTCGCCACAGCCGGAAGTGTCGCGTACAATTTTGAGAAAAAGGGCATCATTACGGTCGATAAAAAAGTTTGCACCGAAGATGATCTCTTGCTCATTGTGACCGATGCCGGCGCAGAAGACCTGACGATTGAAGGCGAATTTTTCGAAGTCAGCGTTGAGCCGCATTCGTTTGAAGCCGTTAAAAGTGCGCTGAACGCCAGCAGTATTCCCATCGTGGAGGCTTCGGTTACGATGGTTCCGAAAAACACGGTCAAATTAGACGAAAAGACTGCTCAAAAAATTCTGTCGCTCATGGACGCACTCGAAGAGCACGAGGATATTCAAAACGTTTACGGAAACTTTGATATAGATGACGCGGTTCTGAGCAAACTTCAGGAAAATGCCTGA
- a CDS encoding twin-arginine translocase TatA/TatE family subunit, with protein sequence MGNFGFSEILLIFLAFLILFGAKRLPEFAKSLGKSLREFKKATSDIQDEIESASTAAQKPVEAKKFDSAKETSKETTSEKSDQPDIQG encoded by the coding sequence ATGGGTAATTTTGGTTTCAGTGAAATTTTATTGATATTCTTGGCGTTTTTAATTCTGTTCGGCGCGAAGCGATTACCGGAGTTTGCTAAGAGCCTGGGCAAATCGCTTAGAGAATTCAAGAAAGCCACCAGCGATATTCAGGATGAAATTGAAAGCGCCTCGACCGCCGCGCAGAAACCGGTCGAAGCCAAGAAATTCGATTCGGCGAAGGAAACGTCGAAAGAAACGACATCAGAAAAATCGGATCAACCGGATATTCAAGGATAA
- a CDS encoding phosphoribosylformylglycinamidine synthase subunit PurS (With PurL and PurQ catalyzes the conversion of formylglycinamide ribonucleotide, ATP, and glutamine to formylglycinamidine ribonucleotide, ADP, and glutamate in the fourth step of the purine biosynthetic pathway) translates to MMWKAKVVVTYKPGILDPEARTIHQALVSLGYTDFNHIETGKYFQLTFKEKMTRDQAEVIAREVCDKLLSNPVIQKYTFEMAEVSE, encoded by the coding sequence ATTATGTGGAAGGCTAAAGTTGTCGTCACATATAAGCCGGGCATTCTCGATCCGGAAGCAAGAACCATTCATCAGGCGTTGGTTTCGCTCGGTTATACCGATTTTAATCACATCGAGACAGGCAAATATTTTCAGTTGACTTTTAAAGAAAAAATGACTCGCGATCAGGCAGAAGTCATCGCCCGGGAAGTCTGCGATAAACTGCTATCGAACCCGGTCATCCAGAAGTATACGTTTGAAATGGCGGAGGTTTCCGAATGA
- a CDS encoding phosphoribosylformylglycinamidine synthase I, producing the protein MKFGVVVFPGSNCDHDAYHVLKKVLDVNVDYIWHKDRSLRMFDVIILPGGFSYGDYLRAGAVARFSPVMQEIVQFAERGGFLIGICNGFQILVEAGLLPGALIPNNHMRFRCQDVYLKVNTTSNRFSRLYRSGQVLKMPIAHYSGNYFANESTLKELQDEDRIVFQYCNSVGEVTEESNPNGSLMNIAGIVNRNKNVLGMMPHPERAAEKVLGSDDGLQIFKSFLGKN; encoded by the coding sequence ATGAAATTCGGGGTTGTCGTATTTCCCGGATCGAACTGCGATCATGATGCTTATCATGTTCTGAAAAAAGTTTTAGACGTGAACGTTGATTATATCTGGCACAAAGATCGGTCGCTTCGCATGTTTGACGTAATTATATTGCCGGGCGGGTTTTCGTATGGTGATTATCTGCGCGCCGGAGCTGTGGCGCGATTTTCTCCCGTCATGCAAGAGATTGTCCAATTCGCCGAACGCGGTGGATTTCTGATCGGCATCTGCAACGGTTTCCAGATTTTGGTGGAAGCGGGACTTCTGCCGGGTGCGCTAATTCCCAATAATCACATGCGATTTCGCTGTCAGGATGTTTATTTGAAAGTCAACACGACGAGCAACCGGTTTAGCAGATTATATCGCTCCGGACAGGTTTTAAAAATGCCGATTGCTCATTACAGCGGTAATTATTTTGCCAACGAATCGACATTGAAAGAATTGCAGGATGAAGATCGGATCGTCTTCCAATATTGCAATTCGGTAGGAGAAGTTACGGAAGAATCGAACCCAAACGGTTCGTTAATGAACATCGCCGGAATTGTCAATCGGAATAAAAATGTGTTGGGCATGATGCCGCATCCAGAAAGAGCGGCTGAAAAAGTTCTCGGTTCCGATGATGGGTTACAAATATTTAAATCTTTTTTAGGAAAGAACTAA
- the pssA gene encoding CDP-diacylglycerol--serine O-phosphatidyltransferase, translated as MRFRKSIPSIFTIFNMFSGFLAILQIFQGHYITAVMLITLASIFDGLDGKVARLLQQQSDFGIEFDSLADIISFCAAPAILVHDLYVADLGIIGAIISFFPLLFGGLRLARFNIHATYVKNPYFSGLPVPVSALTIGSFVWFNYVLFGNYGDSKIALPMVVVLSFLMVSNIRFSAKMTMSFTQGAFISIRTASILLLALSVLIFQGYVIFPIMFMFIVTHLLMWLVGYEEPRVRFSLRRRAR; from the coding sequence ATGAGATTCAGGAAATCCATTCCGAGTATATTTACTATATTCAATATGTTCTCGGGATTTTTAGCTATTCTTCAGATTTTTCAGGGGCATTATATCACGGCGGTGATGTTGATCACCCTAGCGTCCATTTTTGACGGACTCGATGGAAAAGTTGCCCGCTTATTGCAACAACAATCGGATTTCGGCATCGAATTCGATTCGCTGGCCGACATCATTTCTTTCTGCGCAGCTCCGGCAATTTTGGTACACGACCTGTATGTCGCCGATCTCGGAATCATTGGCGCGATCATCAGTTTCTTTCCACTTCTTTTTGGTGGATTGCGGTTGGCTCGGTTCAACATTCATGCGACGTACGTCAAAAACCCCTATTTTTCAGGATTGCCTGTACCAGTGAGTGCGCTGACGATCGGTTCGTTTGTATGGTTCAATTATGTGCTGTTTGGCAATTACGGCGATTCCAAAATCGCTTTGCCGATGGTAGTTGTACTCTCATTTCTGATGGTCAGCAACATCCGTTTCAGCGCAAAAATGACGATGTCTTTTACACAAGGGGCGTTTATATCTATCCGAACAGCGTCGATCCTGTTGTTGGCTTTATCGGTGCTGATTTTTCAGGGTTATGTGATTTTCCCGATCATGTTTATGTTCATTGTGACGCATCTTTTGATGTGGCTTGTCGGATATGAAGAACCGCGAGTGCGTTTTTCACTCCGAAGAAGGGCGAGATAG
- the gatA gene encoding Asp-tRNA(Asn)/Glu-tRNA(Gln) amidotransferase GatCAB subunit A (allows the formation of correctly charged Asn-tRNA(Asn) or Gln-tRNA(Gln) through the transamidation of misacylated Asp-tRNA(Asn) or Glu-tRNA(Gln) in organisms which lack either or both of asparaginyl-tRNA or glutaminyl-tRNA synthetases; reaction takes place in the presence of glutamine and ATP through an activated phospho-Asp-tRNA(Asn) or phospho-Glu-tRNA), producing MTQRAEAIVARVNQDNPYHAFLSIPKLRDVGERARQIEGNMRSKTSGSLSGLIVAVKDNISIRGVPTTCGSAILKNYISPYDATVIKKIVAQDGLIIGKTNMDEFAMGSSTEYSAFGTVRNPIDETRVPGGSSGGSAAAVAGGLADVALGSDTGGSIRQPAAFCGVVGLKPTYGRVSRYGLVAFASSLDQIGVFSKSIENAAKLLSVIAGVDPNDSTSSDIPVSDYSAGLGKDIYGLRVGIPKEYFAEGLNDEIRLRIERCIEFFRKSGAEIIPVSLPHTPYSIATYYIIATAEASSNLARYDGMRYGLSKRGGDLESVYKETRAEGFGDEVTRRIMLGTYVLSAGYYDAYYDKAQRVRRLIKEDFVKVFQQTDILFTPTTPTTAFPIGGKIDDPLAMYLSDVYTVPASLAGVPAMSIPLGNASDNLPIGGQIIGNYFDEETILQVGHYIERNFSLI from the coding sequence TTGACCCAACGCGCCGAAGCGATTGTCGCACGCGTCAATCAAGATAATCCGTATCATGCTTTCCTTTCGATCCCGAAGCTTCGAGATGTTGGTGAACGTGCCCGACAGATCGAGGGCAACATGCGATCGAAAACTTCTGGTAGTCTCAGCGGATTGATCGTGGCTGTCAAGGATAATATTTCAATCCGCGGCGTTCCGACGACCTGCGGTTCGGCAATCTTGAAGAATTATATTTCGCCTTATGATGCGACGGTTATTAAGAAAATCGTCGCGCAGGATGGGCTGATCATTGGAAAAACTAATATGGATGAGTTCGCGATGGGCTCATCAACAGAATATTCCGCATTTGGGACGGTTCGTAATCCGATCGATGAAACCCGCGTCCCGGGCGGATCGAGCGGCGGTTCAGCGGCGGCTGTCGCTGGCGGTTTAGCCGACGTGGCGCTCGGCTCCGATACGGGGGGTTCCATTCGCCAACCGGCGGCTTTTTGTGGAGTCGTCGGCCTCAAACCAACCTATGGACGCGTCTCGCGTTACGGTTTGGTGGCATTCGCGTCATCATTAGACCAGATCGGCGTTTTTTCCAAGAGCATTGAGAACGCCGCAAAGCTCTTGTCCGTCATTGCCGGCGTCGATCCGAACGATTCGACCTCTTCGGATATACCGGTTTCTGATTATTCGGCAGGTTTAGGAAAAGATATATACGGTCTGCGAGTCGGAATACCGAAGGAATATTTTGCAGAAGGATTGAACGATGAAATACGCCTGAGAATCGAAAGATGTATCGAATTTTTCAGAAAATCCGGTGCCGAGATCATTCCGGTTTCTCTGCCACATACGCCATATTCCATTGCAACCTATTACATTATCGCCACAGCGGAAGCCTCTTCCAATCTAGCCCGGTACGATGGAATGCGGTACGGACTCAGCAAGCGCGGCGGTGATCTTGAATCCGTTTATAAGGAAACGCGCGCAGAAGGTTTCGGCGACGAAGTCACGCGGCGTATCATGCTGGGAACGTACGTGCTTTCTGCCGGTTATTACGACGCTTATTACGATAAGGCTCAGCGCGTCAGACGACTGATCAAAGAAGATTTTGTGAAAGTCTTTCAACAAACAGATATCTTGTTTACACCAACGACGCCAACGACCGCTTTTCCCATTGGCGGCAAGATCGATGATCCTTTGGCGATGTATCTCAGCGATGTTTATACGGTTCCGGCGAGTCTGGCTGGCGTTCCTGCCATGAGCATTCCACTCGGAAATGCTTCGGATAATCTACCGATTGGCGGACAAATCATTGGTAACTACTTTGATGAGGAAACAATTTTACAGGTTGGTCATTATATTGAACGGAATTTTTCGCTGATTTAA
- a CDS encoding crossover junction endodeoxyribonuclease RuvC yields the protein MVREIRVIGVDHGIHHTGYGVLKKTSDKIVCLDQGSIDTSPNEPFPQRLQKIYNGLFAVIQNWRPDTMAVEEAIYAQNIHTALMMGHARGVVLLAGVNSGVEICEYAPKKIKSSVVGNGNATKEQVRFMVSRILGIDEKSLQLDASDALAAAICHLNQNRLINS from the coding sequence ATGGTTCGTGAAATTCGGGTTATCGGCGTCGATCATGGCATTCATCATACCGGATATGGCGTCCTGAAAAAAACTTCGGATAAAATCGTTTGCCTGGATCAGGGCTCTATCGACACGTCGCCGAATGAACCATTTCCTCAAAGACTTCAAAAAATTTATAACGGGCTTTTCGCCGTCATCCAAAACTGGCGACCCGATACGATGGCCGTTGAAGAAGCCATTTACGCGCAAAATATCCACACGGCATTAATGATGGGGCATGCGCGCGGCGTCGTTCTGTTAGCCGGAGTAAACAGCGGCGTAGAAATTTGCGAATACGCGCCGAAGAAAATCAAATCTTCCGTTGTCGGCAATGGTAATGCGACGAAAGAGCAGGTTCGCTTCATGGTTTCACGCATTCTCGGAATCGACGAAAAGTCTTTACAACTCGACGCGTCCGACGCCTTAGCCGCCGCCATTTGCCATCTCAATCAGAATAGATTAATCAACAGCTGA
- a CDS encoding aerotolerance regulator BatA: MFYFADWYFLFLLIAIPAIIWWHLRKGHQKEATFRFPSIQPIREISGDKQKWKIQTLFMMKVTAVALLILAFARPQSGSNTREFSTEGIDIILVLDISGSMGAIDFKPNRMEAAKSVAMNFIEGRKDDRIGLVVFAAESFLQCPLTIDYDVLKGLLKQVTIVEQKYDGTAIGMAIANAVNRLRDSQAKSHVMILLSDGRNNAGELDPSTAANMAKAFDIKIYTIGAGKRGQAPYPVQFPDGHIEYRMMNVEIDEGILNVIAETTGGKYFRATDGKSLSTIYNEISKMEKTEVKVKEFTNYNDLYIWFLLPGVLLLFISAGLGQTLWRKMP; the protein is encoded by the coding sequence ATGTTTTACTTTGCAGATTGGTATTTTCTGTTTTTGTTAATAGCGATCCCGGCGATCATCTGGTGGCATTTGCGAAAAGGCCATCAGAAGGAAGCGACTTTTCGTTTTCCGTCGATTCAACCAATCCGGGAAATATCCGGCGACAAGCAAAAATGGAAAATTCAGACGCTTTTTATGATGAAAGTGACAGCGGTTGCATTGCTCATTCTGGCGTTTGCGCGACCGCAGAGTGGATCGAACACGCGCGAATTTTCGACGGAAGGAATCGACATCATTCTTGTTCTCGATATTTCTGGATCGATGGGTGCGATCGATTTCAAACCGAACCGCATGGAAGCCGCCAAATCCGTTGCGATGAATTTTATCGAAGGGCGGAAGGACGACCGCATCGGATTGGTCGTATTTGCCGCCGAGAGTTTTTTGCAATGCCCATTGACGATCGACTACGATGTTCTAAAAGGATTGTTGAAGCAGGTAACGATCGTCGAACAAAAATATGACGGAACCGCAATCGGAATGGCTATAGCTAACGCGGTCAATCGTCTGCGCGACAGCCAGGCGAAAAGCCACGTCATGATTTTGCTCTCAGACGGTCGAAACAACGCCGGCGAACTCGATCCAAGCACCGCGGCGAACATGGCGAAAGCATTTGACATTAAAATTTATACGATCGGAGCCGGAAAGCGCGGTCAGGCACCTTATCCGGTACAATTTCCGGATGGTCATATTGAATACCGGATGATGAATGTGGAAATCGACGAAGGTATTTTGAATGTCATCGCCGAAACAACTGGCGGAAAATATTTTCGCGCGACTGATGGAAAAAGCTTATCGACAATTTACAACGAGATCAGCAAGATGGAAAAAACTGAAGTGAAGGTGAAGGAATTCACAAATTATAATGATTTGTACATTTGGTTTCTTTTACCGGGCGTGCTTCTGCTTTTCATCAGCGCTGGATTGGGACAGACACTTTGGAGGAAAATGCCGTAA